A portion of the Aquila chrysaetos chrysaetos chromosome 4, bAquChr1.4, whole genome shotgun sequence genome contains these proteins:
- the ALG2 gene encoding alpha-1,3/1,6-mannosyltransferase ALG2, with translation MAAEAEAEGAGEGPSVLFLHPDLGLGGAERLVVDAALALRARGCRVQIWTAHYDAGRCFAETRGLSVRRAGGWLPRSLWGRGQALCAALRMVFVALYILLLSGERVDAFVCDQVSACIPVLRLARTRKKVLFYCHFPDQLLTKRESLLKRIYRLPLDWLEEYTTGMADCIVVNSRYTASVFKDTFKSLSHINPDVLYPSLNISSFETVVPVDIADLIPKKKKFLFLSINRYERKKNLALALEALCELRGRLDSHEWNEVHLVMAGGYDKRVLENVEHYEELRRLAAKLSVNDHVTFLRSFSDEQKISLFSNSVCVLYTPSNEHFGIVPLEAMYMRCPVIAVNSGGPLESILHNVTGFLCDPLPTQFSEAMEKIVRDPLLKDTMGAAGRARVMEKFSSEAFTEQLYQYICRLIQ, from the exons ATGGCGGCGGAGGCGGAGGCGGAGGGGGCCGGGGAAGGCCCGTCCGTCCTGTTCCTGCACCCGGACCTGGGGCtgggcggggcggagcggctGGTGGTGGACGCGGCCCTGGCGCTGCGGGCGCGGGGCTGCCGGGTGCAGATCTGGACGGCGCACTACGACGCCGGGCGCTGCTTCGCGGAGACGCGGGGCCTGTCGGTGCGGCGGGCCGGCGGGTGGCTGCCCCGCAGCCTGTGGGGCCGAGGCCAGGCGCTGTGCGCCGCACTGCGCATGGTTTTCGTGGCGCTGTACATCCTGCTGCTCAGCGGCGAGCGGGTGGACGCCTTCGTCTGCGACCAG GTGTCTGCTTGCATTCCTGTACTTAGACTGGCCAGAACCCGTAAgaaggttttgttttactgtcaCTTTCCTGATCAGCTTCTGACCAAGAGAGAGTCTCTCCTAAAGCGCATCTACAGATTACCGCTGGACTGGCTGGAAGAGTACACGACTGGCATGGCAGACTGTATTGTTGTGAACAGCAGGTACACCGCCAGTGTGTTCAAGGACACGTTTAAGTCTTTATCTCACATAAACCCAGACGTCCTCTACCCGTCGCTCAACATCAGTAGCTTTGAAACAGTAGTTCCTGTGGATATAGCTGACCTgataccaaaaaagaaaaagttcttgtttctttccattaatAGGTACgagagaaaaaagaatctaGCGTTGGCACTCGAAGCTTTGTGTGAGCTTCGAGGAAGGCTTGATTCTCATGAGTGGAATGAAGTTCACCTGGTTATGGCAGGTGGTTATGATAAAAGAGTCCTGGAGAACGTGGAGCACTACGAAGAGCTGAGGAGACTTGCAGCCAAGCTTAGTGTTAATGACCATGTCACTTTTCTGAGATCGTTCTCAGATGAACAGAAGATCTCACTTTTTAGTAACTCTGTATGTGTGCTTTATACGCCAAGCAATGAACACTTTGGCATTGTTCCTCTGGAGGCAATGTATATGAGATGTCCAGTTATAGCAGTTAATTCAGGCGGTCCTTTAGAATCAATCTTGCATAACGTTACAGGATTTTTGTGTGATCCTCTGCCAACGCAATTCTCTGAGGCCATGGAAAAAATTGTGAGAGATCCTCTCTTAAAGGACACAatgggagcagctgggagagccAGAGTTATGGAAAAATTTTCCTCAGAAGCATTCACAGAACAGCTGTACCAATACATATGCAGattaatacaataa
- the SEC61B gene encoding protein transport protein Sec61 subunit beta isoform X1, translating to MPGPNPSATSVGSSGRSPSKAVAPRAAGSTVRQRKNASCGTRSAGRATSTGTGGMWRFYTEDSPGLKVGPVPVLVMSLLFIASVFMLHIWGKYTRS from the exons atg CCCGGGCCCAACCCCAGCGCCACGAGCGTCGGTTCCTCCGGCCGCTCCCCCAGCAAGGCCGTGGCTCCCCGCGCGGCGGGCTCCACCGTCCGGCAGAG GAAGAATGCCAGCTGCGGGACAAGAAGTGCAGGCCGTGCCACTTCCACGGGTACTGGTGGGATGTGGCGATTCTACACTGAAGACTCCCCGGGGCTCAAAGT tggGCCTGTTCCAGTTTTGGTCATGAGTcttctttttattgcttctgtGTTTATGCTGCACATCTGGGGTAAATACACTCGTTCATAG
- the SEC61B gene encoding protein transport protein Sec61 subunit beta isoform X2, which yields MPGPNPSATSVGSSGRSPSKAVAPRAAGSTVRQRKNASCGTRSAGRATSTGTGGMWRFYTEDSPGLKVNLEGNPGWITEFMVFLPTAS from the exons atg CCCGGGCCCAACCCCAGCGCCACGAGCGTCGGTTCCTCCGGCCGCTCCCCCAGCAAGGCCGTGGCTCCCCGCGCGGCGGGCTCCACCGTCCGGCAGAG GAAGAATGCCAGCTGCGGGACAAGAAGTGCAGGCCGTGCCACTTCCACGGGTACTGGTGGGATGTGGCGATTCTACACTGAAGACTCCCCGGGGCTCAAAGT TAACCTGGAGGGTAATCCAGGCTGGATAACAGAATTCATGGTGTTTCTACCAACAGCAAGTTGA